The Blautia hydrogenotrophica DSM 10507 genome window below encodes:
- a CDS encoding CdaR family transcriptional regulator has product MSYPISRPLASQIVDAVSDVCEKNINFITPDGEIIASTDSSRIGTYHEIGRRAAQSGTLMEIPQDSLYPGTKAGINLPVYHNGELLAIIGISGDPKEVSKYAHLAERITRLLVCESEGNLHLRDLEQKRGYLIQKLLKGAPITPEDLETLPSDLNLELQTPSRILLIQLGHQFPQTGIPAVEPEIYHLFRSLELTLYCFQYPREYLAILPEPKLTNCRETLSHFGEKHKGSLCMGIGKCTSPQQLMHSYQTCQIALKSAQLSGSSCVFFDQLYLELLLSDVSSDLQQEYFSRTVSHLSSEDRELLLVYYEENMSLVAVCERLYLHKNTLQYRLNRIRKVTGLNPRDFEDAVILYLGLKLSPVPS; this is encoded by the coding sequence ATGTCATACCCAATCAGCCGGCCTCTGGCCTCACAGATTGTAGACGCAGTCAGTGATGTCTGCGAAAAAAATATAAACTTTATCACCCCTGACGGCGAGATCATCGCCAGCACAGATTCCAGCCGGATAGGAACCTACCATGAGATTGGAAGACGTGCAGCTCAGAGCGGTACCCTCATGGAGATTCCTCAGGATAGCCTCTATCCTGGCACGAAAGCTGGAATTAATCTTCCAGTTTATCACAATGGAGAACTTCTAGCTATTATCGGAATCAGCGGAGATCCCAAGGAAGTCTCCAAATATGCCCATTTAGCTGAGAGAATCACTCGTCTTCTGGTCTGTGAGAGCGAGGGAAACCTACACCTTAGAGATTTGGAACAAAAAAGAGGTTATCTGATTCAGAAGCTGTTAAAAGGTGCCCCCATCACTCCAGAAGATCTCGAAACTCTGCCGTCAGATTTGAACTTGGAACTTCAAACCCCTTCACGCATTCTCTTGATACAGCTTGGCCATCAGTTTCCCCAGACGGGTATCCCGGCCGTGGAACCTGAGATTTATCACCTATTCCGCAGTCTTGAACTGACGCTTTACTGTTTCCAGTATCCCAGAGAATATTTGGCCATACTGCCGGAACCTAAGCTGACTAACTGCCGGGAAACCCTGTCCCATTTTGGGGAAAAGCACAAAGGCAGCCTCTGCATGGGTATTGGAAAATGCACCTCTCCGCAGCAGCTCATGCATTCCTATCAGACCTGCCAGATTGCTCTGAAAAGCGCCCAGCTGTCCGGAAGCTCTTGTGTTTTTTTTGACCAGCTCTACCTGGAACTGCTGCTGTCCGACGTAAGCTCCGACCTTCAGCAGGAGTACTTTTCCAGGACTGTCTCCCACCTCAGCAGCGAGGATAGAGAGCTGCTGCTGGTATACTATGAGGAAAATATGTCCCTTGTGGCAGTCTGTGAGCGGCTCTACCTTCACAAGAATACTCTGCAGTACCGCTTAAACCGGATACGGAAGGTCACAGGGCTTAATCCCCGGGATTTTGAAGATGCGGTAATCCTCTATTTGGGGCTGAAATTAAGTCCTGTCCCATCATAG